The genomic region TGGACGCCGGGAGAAGAGGGCGTGCAAGATCATCGAATCATGGACGCCATTTACCAAAGCGCCCGCACGGGCGGGAGGGTACAACTGGAAAAATATGCCGGGCAGGACATATTCCGGGGCGAGAAACCGCAGTTGCCGGAATGACAGAAAAGCTGGCGGGGCGTCCTGTCTTATACGAGGCCCAACCACAAGGAGCGGTTTGTCGCTCTGCTGGAAAGCCCCTTGGCCGAGGCCGCCGCGCCCAATCCTCCGGCCCGTGCCAGCCAGTCTTTGCTACTGAGAGAAGGCGCGACGGTAGTGGCTCATATCACTGAACACCCAAACGCCGCCCAGCAAGCGCAGGCAGTAGCACGGGCGCTGTTGGACGGCAAAGAAAGAGAATGAAAATCAGGGCAAGACGTTTCCGGCGGCCAGCAAAATTCCGTACCACTCCTCACGGGTCAGATGAATCTCGCTGGCTTTGCAGCAGTCTTTGAGGCGCTGAAGGTTCATGGTGCCTGTCACGGGCTGCATCTTGGCCGGGTGGCGCAACAGCCAAGCCATCGCAATCGTTGTGTTGCCGACGCTATATTTGGCTGCGATCTCGTCAATTTTGGCATTCAGCTCGGGGAATTTGGCGTTGTCGAGGAATACGCCTTCAAAGAAACCGAACTGGAAGGGCGACCAAGGCTGGACGGTGATGTCGTTCAGGCGGCAATAGTCCAGCACGCCACCGTCACGGTTAACCGCTGCGTCGTTTTCCATGTTCACGTTAAATCCACTCGTAATCATGGTGGCGTTGGTAATGCTCAGTTGCAGTTGATTGGCGACGATGGGCTGCTTGACGTACTTTTTCAGCAGATCAATTTGGCGCGGATGCTGATTGGATACGCCGAAATGACGCACTTTGCCCGACGTTTCGAGTGTGTCGAAGGCGGCGGCCACTTCTTCGGGTTCCACGAGGGCGTCGGGGCGATGCAGCAGCAGAATATCGATGTACTCGGTGTTCAGGCGCTTCAGGATGCCGTCTACCGAAGACAGAATGTGTTCTTTGGAAAAGTCGAACATGCCAGGGCGAATGCCGCATTTTGACTGCAAAATGATTTTTTCGCGCACGCTGGGGCTCATGCCGATGGCCTCCGCAAAAATCTCCTCGCAGCTCCCTTTCCCGTAAATATCGGCGTGATCGAAGAAATTTGCGCCTTCATCCAGCGCCGTCTGCACAAACCGCGCTGCGTCCTGCTTTTCCAACGAATTGATCCGCATACAGCCCACGGACACCACAGGCACATCTAGGTCACTGCTGCCAAGTTTGATGGTTCGCATAGTCACTGTCCTCCTCAGAACTGGTGGGCAGAGCGGCAGAGCCAACACTGGCTGTGCTTCTGCACTGTCCACACGACATTCTCCAGACTCTCATACCAACGGGCACGGTGCCGCCCAGATAAAAGATTGCTCATGGCCTGGCCCCGCTGCAGGCCCACCAGCGAGCAGGTGCAGGCGGATATAGATACCACGCAAGAAACCAGACTCGGTTGGCTGGCGTAGGTTGCCATTCACGAGAAAGGATTTCTGAACACAACTTAATTTTTACTTCATGAAGAGCGCTCATTTGTTCTGACCGAGCAGGAGGGAGGCACGGGCAAGTGAATGAGCAACTCAGATCGGCGGCAAGCCGACCACCTCCAAATGTCTGAACCGATTCAGTTTGGCTCATGTTTTTCTGGGAAGTTTTGCTCATTTCACCAGATAGATTCGCAGACTCCCTGGGCTAAAGCTGG from Deinococcus sp. QL22 harbors:
- a CDS encoding aldo/keto reductase family oxidoreductase codes for the protein MRTIKLGSSDLDVPVVSVGCMRINSLEKQDAARFVQTALDEGANFFDHADIYGKGSCEEIFAEAIGMSPSVREKIILQSKCGIRPGMFDFSKEHILSSVDGILKRLNTEYIDILLLHRPDALVEPEEVAAAFDTLETSGKVRHFGVSNQHPRQIDLLKKYVKQPIVANQLQLSITNATMITSGFNVNMENDAAVNRDGGVLDYCRLNDITVQPWSPFQFGFFEGVFLDNAKFPELNAKIDEIAAKYSVGNTTIAMAWLLRHPAKMQPVTGTMNLQRLKDCCKASEIHLTREEWYGILLAAGNVLP